One window of Trifolium pratense cultivar HEN17-A07 linkage group LG5, ARS_RC_1.1, whole genome shotgun sequence genomic DNA carries:
- the LOC123886469 gene encoding protein GRAVITROPIC IN THE LIGHT 1-like encodes METEKPKSAMNNRSKKFAKTFQKVISLKSATKIASNNGICMLNSNLKVKEDSFTDHHIKTNGNNNKNKARNKAVMEALIARLFAGVTTIKASYAELQMAQHPYNNDSIQVADQAVVDELRAISELKRRFLKKELNLSPQVTIMLAEIQEQQSIMKTYEITIKKLQGEVDAKESHISSLRKKLDECISFNKSLEKKLNSNASLSLFVNLEISMLNHTHFVYFLHHTLKSIRTFVKLMIEEMESANWDVEAAVKFIHPNAVFNKPSHRCFGFESFVCITMFESFNYPNFIFSNDPLHNYHQNHYFDKFKRLRSLNPKQYLENNPNSSFAKFLKSKYLQLVHAKMECSLFGNLNQRKLVNSGGYPDSAFFLAFAEMAKRVWTLHYLALSFQENVSIFQVKKNTRFSEVYMESVTEESVSTTSVDSTTDSNSGEFRVVFTVVPGFKIGKTVIQSQVYLSLVDSSPSSS; translated from the coding sequence atggaAACTGAGAAACCAAAATCAGCAATGAACAACAGAAGCAAGAAATTTGCCAAGACATTTCAGAAGGTTATTAGTCTCAAAAGTGCTACAAAAATTGCTTCAAACAATGGAATTTGCATGCTCAACTCAAATCTCAAAGTGAAAGAAGATTCTTTCACAGATCATCATATCAAAACCAATggcaacaacaacaagaacaaggCGCGAAACAAAGCGGTTATGGAAGCTCTAATTGCGAGGCTTTTCGCCGGTGTAACAACCATAAAAGCATCATATGCAGAGCTTCAAATGGCTCAACATCCTTACAACAATGATTCAATTCAAGTAGCTGATCAAGCAGTGGTGGATGAACTAAGAGCCATATCAGAATTGAAAAGAAGGTTCTTGAAAAAAGAACTTAATCTTTCACCTCAAGTTACCATAATGCTTGCAGAGATTCAAGAACAACAAAGCATAATGAAAACATATGAAATCACAATCAAGAAGCTTCAAGGAGAGGTTGATGCAAAAGAATCACACATCTCATCACTCAGAAAAAAACTTGATGAATGCATTTCATTCAACAAATCACTTGAAAAAAAGCTTAACTCAAATGCTTCTTTATCACTCTTTGTTAACCTTGAAATTTCAATGTTGAATCATACtcattttgtttattttcttcatcataCTTTGAAATCAATAAGAACTTTTGTGAAGCTTATGATTGAAGAAATGGAATCAGCAAATTGGGATGTTGAAGCAGCTGTTAAATTCATTCATCCAAATGCAGTTTTCAATAAACCAAGTCATCGTTGTTTCGGTTTCGAATCATTTGTTTGCATAACAATGTTTGAAAGCTTTAACTatccaaatttcattttttcaaatgaCCCTCTTCATAATTATCATCAAAATCACTACTTTGACAAATTCAAGAGACTAAGATCTTTGAATCCAAAACAATACTTAGAAAACAATCCAAATTCATCTTTTGCAAAGTTTCTAAAATCCAAATATCTTCAACTTGTTCATGCTAAAATGGAGTGTTCTTTGTTTGGAAATCTGAACCAAAGGAAGCTAGTGAATTCTGGAGGGTATCCAGATTCTGCTTTTTTCTTAGCTTTTGCTGAGATGGCAAAGCGTGTTTGGACATTGCATTACTTAGCATTGTCATTTCAAGAAAATGTTAGCATTTTTCAGGTTAAGAAGAATACAAGATTCTCTGAAGTTTACATGGAAAGTGTAACAGAAGAATCAGTTTCAACTACTTCAGTGGATTCTACTACAGATTCTAATTCCGGCGAGTTTCGCGTGGTTTTCACGGTGGTGCCAGGTTTTAAAATTGGTAAGACAGTGATTCAGAGTCAGGTTTACTTGTCTTTGGTGGATTCTTCTCCTTCAAGTTCATGA
- the LOC123885682 gene encoding uncharacterized protein LOC123885682, with the protein MMAKLKIAGTWSGVLEEVNLENWTISCLREEVAKRSNCENPHFINLICAGRILKDDDDHHHHNGTLTLSQLGVKNNSKILATLSSPQQGHSLVVQEQSSQRLARIRAAATALAERHADGSLPLEDFSIEVEDQSGQKVRLGSEIDQRAVMMGLMLHAKGKHLIKGGNYKDALEVLTMGEESFSICDPKVIEVSSPIYRLYLHFGI; encoded by the exons ATGATGGCGAAATTGAAGATTGCTGGGACATGGTCAGGTGTATTAGAAGAAGTGAATTTAGAGAATTGGACCATATCTTGTTTACGTGAAGAAGTTGCTAAAAGATCAAATTGCGAAAACCCTCACTTCATCAACCTCATATGTGCCGGTAGAATTCTCAAAGATGACGAtgaccaccaccaccacaatgGAACCCTAACTTTGTCTCAATTGGGTGTCAAAAACAACTCCAAGATTCTCGCTACTCTCTCATCTCCTCAACAAGGTCACTCCCTTGTTGTCCAAGAACAAAGCTCTCAGAGGCTTGCACGTATTAG GGCTGCTGCGACTGCATTGGCTGAACGGCATGCAGATGGTTCATTACCTCTGGAAGACTTTAGCATAGAAGTTGAAGATCAAAGTGGACAGAAAGTACGCTTAGGATCAGAGATTGATCAGAG GGCAGTAATGATGGGACTCATGCTTCATGCAAAGGGGAAGCATCTTATCAAAGGGGGAAATTACAAAGATGCACTTGAAGTGCTTACTATGGGAGAG GAGTCATTCTCTATTTGTGATCCTAAAGTCATTGAGGTGAGTAGTCCAATTTATAGACTATATTTGCATTTTGGCATATAA
- the LOC123885684 gene encoding glutamic acid-rich protein-like has product MEDGCEQWAPKKSTEKAPEKKGKKVELEKEEPLDSLAEKHLQQRLVEEADVKDISSSVTAIANEKIKAEKEANAGKKNTAHQWTPNFKLKVISKDGKRLRVVLIGQGEGEDEDEDEDEEEEEDEDEDEDEDEDEDEDEDEDEDEDEAEDEDEKEDEDEEKEEEKEEEDNFPYCFCFPINADYSVTGFTA; this is encoded by the exons ATGGAGGATGGTTGTG AACAATGGGCACCTAAAAAATCTACTGAAAAAGCTCCTGAAAAGAAGGGAAAGAAAGTAGAGCTAGAAAAGGAAGAACCACTGGATTCTTTGGCGGAAAAACATCTTCAACAAAG ACTAGTTGAAGAAGCAGATGTCAAAGATATCTCATCTTCCGTGACTGCCATTGCAAATGAAAAGATAAAAGCAGAGAAAGAAGCCAATGCTGGTAAAAAGAATACAG CACACCAATGGACACCTAATTTTAAACTTAAAGTTATATCCAAAGATGGTAAACGACTTAGAGTTGTATTGATCGGTCAGGGTGAGGGTGAggatgaggatgaggatgaggatgaggaggaggaggaggatgaggatgaggatgaGGACGAGGACGAGGACGAGGACGAGGACGAGGACGAGGACGAGGACGAGGACGAGGCTGAGGACGAGGACGAAAAGGAGGATGAGGATGAGGAAAaggaggaggagaaggaggaggAGGACAATTTTCCTTACTGCTTTTGTTTTCCGATCAATGCAGATTATTCAGTAACGGGATTCACCGCATAA